The Negativicutes bacterium genome has a window encoding:
- the thiF gene encoding sulfur carrier protein ThiS adenylyltransferase ThiF gives MNNFLQQGLTKYLETTELSKIKNTKILIAGAGGVGSNAAMLLVRCGFEKITIIDYDELEPSNLNRQFFFNEQVGTLKVCGLKENLLKINHQATITIIKERLTVDNVNNLIKNQDIILEAFDDIIAKKIIVEACHLLAKHIIAVSGIAGIGNSDKIVIRKINNRFYMVGDFESDINLALPPLAPKVMIAAAKQVDIVLELVIGNKEIAT, from the coding sequence ATGAATAATTTTTTACAGCAGGGCTTAACCAAGTATTTAGAGACAACAGAGTTAAGTAAAATAAAAAATACGAAAATCTTAATTGCCGGTGCGGGTGGAGTAGGCTCTAATGCGGCGATGCTGTTAGTGCGGTGTGGTTTTGAAAAAATCACGATAATTGATTATGATGAACTTGAACCAAGCAATCTTAATCGACAATTTTTCTTTAATGAGCAAGTTGGGACTCTTAAAGTTTGTGGGCTAAAAGAAAACCTACTAAAAATAAATCATCAAGCAACAATAACAATAATAAAAGAACGGTTGACGGTTGACAATGTTAATAATTTGATTAAAAATCAAGATATTATCTTGGAAGCATTTGACGATATTATTGCCAAAAAGATTATAGTCGAAGCCTGCCATCTTTTGGCAAAACATATTATTGCTGTTTCTGGGATTGCTGGCATTGGCAATAGTGATAAGATTGTTATTAGGAAAATTAACAATAGATTTTATATGGTGGGAGATTTTGAAAGCGATATTAATTTAGCGTTACCACCGTTAGCACCAAAGGTTATGATTGCGGCGGCAAAGCAGGTTGATATTGTGCTGGAACTGGTAATTGGGAATAAGGAGATAGCAACATGA
- the thiH gene encoding 2-iminoacetate synthase ThiH, which produces MSFFRELAEYKDFDFWQFWEQVKISEVKTVLSKKKLMKNDYLILLAPIAETVLEELAQRANALTTQYFGKTVQLFTPLYLANYCVNNCVYCGFKINNELKRHKLNEAELRAEAKIIAATGLSHILVLTGEDKNQTPVTYIVEAIKILKEYFSSVSIEIYPLTLAEYDALKAAGCDGMTIYQEVYNEAVYQKMHLAGPKTNYLFRLEAPERACQAKLRSVNIGALLGLNDWRIEAFFTGIHALYLQKKYQAVEIAISPPRIRPQLGGFIPSEYVNDKNIVQYISAFRLLMPNSGITISSRESANFRDNLIPLGITKMSAGVSTAVGGHSNSSEPGQFEIADERSVEDISNALYQKGYQPIYKDWFNL; this is translated from the coding sequence ATGTCTTTTTTTAGAGAACTAGCGGAATATAAAGATTTTGATTTTTGGCAGTTTTGGGAACAGGTTAAAATATCCGAGGTCAAAACAGTTTTAAGCAAGAAAAAACTAATGAAAAATGATTATTTGATATTACTGGCACCAATCGCCGAAACGGTATTAGAAGAATTAGCCCAAAGAGCAAATGCACTCACCACACAGTATTTTGGTAAGACCGTACAACTTTTTACACCACTATATTTAGCTAATTATTGTGTTAATAATTGTGTTTATTGTGGATTTAAAATTAATAATGAGCTTAAACGACATAAGTTAAACGAAGCAGAGCTAAGAGCAGAGGCGAAAATTATTGCGGCAACAGGTCTTAGCCATATTTTAGTTTTAACGGGCGAGGATAAAAATCAAACGCCGGTAACTTATATTGTAGAAGCTATTAAAATATTAAAAGAATATTTTTCTTCAGTTAGTATTGAAATTTATCCATTGACATTAGCAGAATATGATGCATTGAAAGCTGCAGGGTGTGATGGAATGACTATTTATCAAGAAGTATATAATGAAGCTGTGTATCAAAAAATGCATTTGGCCGGACCTAAAACAAATTACCTGTTTCGCTTGGAAGCACCAGAGCGGGCTTGTCAAGCAAAGCTTAGAAGTGTAAATATTGGGGCATTGTTAGGATTAAACGATTGGCGGATTGAAGCATTTTTTACAGGGATTCATGCATTGTATTTGCAAAAAAAATATCAAGCAGTTGAAATTGCCATTTCTCCACCACGAATTAGACCTCAATTAGGGGGCTTTATCCCCAGTGAATATGTCAATGATAAAAATATAGTACAGTATATCAGCGCGTTTCGGTTACTAATGCCCAACAGTGGCATTACCATTTCATCGAGAGAATCAGCGAATTTTCGTGATAACTTAATACCTTTAGGGATAACGAAGATGTCAGCTGGCGTTAGTACCGCGGTGGGTGGACATAGTAATAGTAGCGAGCCGGGACAATTTGAGATTGCAGATGAACGAAGTGTAGAAGATATTAGTAATGCTTTGTATCAAAAAGGGTATCAACCGATTTATAAGGATTGGTTTAATTTATGA
- a CDS encoding thiazole synthase yields MKDLLTIGGTKLHSRLFLGTGKFSANTLMPQTITAAESQVVTVALRRVNPQQQAENILNYIPPETILLPNTSGARTAEEAIRIARMGRAMGCGNWVKIEIITDNIYLMPDNFETITATEILAKEGFIVLPYMSPDLMVAKKLVEVGASAVMPLGAPIGSNKGLQTKELIKIMIEEISLPIIVDAGIGRPSEATEAMEMGAAAVLVNTAIATATNPTQMAEAFKYGVISGRKAFLAGLGPVAQSAKASSPLTGFLHN; encoded by the coding sequence ATGAAAGATTTATTAACAATTGGTGGAACAAAATTACACAGTAGATTATTTTTAGGTACGGGTAAATTTTCAGCTAATACATTAATGCCACAAACCATAACTGCGGCAGAATCACAAGTTGTAACAGTGGCTTTAAGAAGAGTGAATCCGCAGCAACAAGCTGAAAATATTTTAAATTACATCCCTCCTGAAACAATTTTATTACCAAATACCTCCGGCGCTAGAACTGCGGAAGAAGCGATAAGAATTGCTAGAATGGGCCGAGCAATGGGGTGTGGTAATTGGGTTAAGATAGAGATTATAACTGATAATATTTATTTAATGCCGGATAACTTTGAAACTATAACAGCGACGGAAATTTTAGCAAAAGAAGGTTTTATTGTCTTGCCATATATGAGCCCGGATTTAATGGTAGCAAAAAAGTTAGTAGAGGTGGGTGCAAGTGCGGTAATGCCATTAGGGGCGCCGATTGGTAGTAACAAAGGGTTGCAAACAAAAGAATTAATTAAAATTATGATAGAGGAAATATCTTTGCCCATAATCGTTGATGCAGGGATTGGGAGACCTTCTGAAGCAACTGAAGCTATGGAAATGGGAGCGGCGGCAGTATTAGTAAATACCGCTATTGCAACGGCGACAAATCCGACCCAAATGGCAGAAGCCTTTAAATATGGTGTGATAAGTGGGCGAAAAGCATTTTTAGCAGGGTTAGGACCAGTTGCACAGAGTGCTAAAGCGTCATCGCCGTTAACTGGGTTTTTACACAACTAA
- the thiS gene encoding sulfur carrier protein ThiS produces the protein MKVRINGIEHETQENVMLLELLAEFKYSLAGIVIEYNKEIIARDQWEQIKLKAEDKLEIVAFVGGG, from the coding sequence ATGAAGGTTAGAATAAATGGAATTGAACACGAAACTCAAGAAAATGTAATGCTATTAGAATTGTTAGCGGAGTTTAAGTATAGTTTAGCGGGAATTGTTATTGAGTATAATAAAGAGATTATCGCTAGGGATCAGTGGGAGCAAATAAAATTAAAGGCTGAAGATAAATTAGAAATTGTAGCCTTTGTTGGAGGTGGTTGA
- a CDS encoding Nif3-like dinuclear metal center hexameric protein: protein MSVKCQVVMEALDQLAPRSLAEHWDNVGLLLGNPAQDVNKLLVALDITSAVVEFAIANNFDMIVAHHPLIFKPLKHIRTDLPQGKMLSSLIKNDIAVFSLHTNLDIARGGINDLLAEKFQLQAVKPLTISSVEDLTKLAVFVPQEHLEKVRTAICKAGAGQIGNYAECTFAVAGTGSFKPLDGTNPFIGNVNKLEQVAEYRLETIMPTKIVNKVLKALLKAHPYEEVAYDLYKLENTINENGLGRIGVLEKPLTMEKFLEKVKTLLKLQNVRFVGKSDKIIKKVAICSGSGAEFIVKSAYQGADVIITGDVKYHEAQQALENDINIIDAGHFGTEYHMAELVAQYLTTKADSAKWQLEKIEFDKISTDIFKFS from the coding sequence ATGTCTGTCAAATGCCAAGTAGTGATGGAAGCCTTAGATCAATTAGCACCGCGCTCTTTGGCGGAGCACTGGGACAATGTGGGGTTGCTATTAGGAAATCCGGCCCAAGATGTTAACAAGCTACTGGTAGCCTTAGATATTACTAGTGCAGTAGTGGAATTTGCTATTGCCAACAACTTTGATATGATAGTAGCACATCATCCGCTAATTTTTAAGCCATTAAAACATATAAGGACGGATTTACCGCAAGGAAAAATGCTGAGTTCTTTAATAAAAAATGATATTGCAGTATTTTCCTTACATACCAATTTAGATATTGCTAGAGGCGGGATTAATGATCTGTTAGCAGAGAAATTTCAACTGCAAGCTGTTAAGCCGTTAACAATAAGTTCAGTAGAAGATTTGACGAAATTGGCTGTTTTTGTACCGCAGGAACATCTTGAAAAAGTTAGGACTGCAATTTGTAAAGCCGGAGCAGGACAAATTGGTAATTATGCTGAATGCACCTTTGCCGTGGCCGGAACCGGTAGCTTTAAACCGTTAGACGGTACAAACCCTTTTATCGGAAATGTAAATAAGTTAGAGCAAGTAGCGGAATATCGACTAGAAACAATAATGCCTACTAAAATTGTCAATAAAGTTCTTAAAGCACTACTTAAGGCTCATCCATATGAAGAAGTAGCCTATGATTTATATAAATTAGAAAATACTATTAATGAAAATGGCTTAGGGCGAATTGGGGTACTAGAGAAACCGCTGACGATGGAAAAGTTTTTAGAAAAAGTAAAAACTTTATTGAAGCTTCAAAATGTAAGGTTTGTTGGTAAGAGTGATAAAATTATTAAAAAAGTAGCAATTTGTAGCGGCAGTGGTGCTGAATTTATTGTAAAATCAGCTTATCAAGGTGCAGATGTTATTATTACTGGTGATGTTAAATATCATGAAGCTCAGCAAGCGTTGGAGAATGATATTAATATTATTGATGCCGGTCATTTTGGTACGGAATATCATATGGCTGAATTAGTAGCACAGTATTTGACAACAAAGGCTGATAGTGCTAAGTGGCAACTTGAAAAAATTGAGTTTGATAAAATCAGCACAGATATTTTTAAGTTTAGCTAA
- a CDS encoding SAM-dependent methyltransferase: MNLGSRLQGIANYVLPNKVFADIGTDHAYLPIYLIKNGIVKKAIAGDYNQGPYEAAQKAVLNYNLAGKIEVRLGNGLTVLAEGEADIVAIAGMGGTTIVEILSAKLNLAQQVQRLILQPMNNAQGVRLWLSQNSFKIVAEDLVLDEGKLYEIIVAEKGIEAIVEEILYEIGPKLWEKKHSLLEQHLNKLLNKAKSIYKSLNHSEKADVKEKIKLYQTKIKALEEKLQCLSNAK; encoded by the coding sequence TTGAACTTAGGATCTAGACTACAAGGTATTGCCAATTATGTTTTACCCAATAAAGTTTTTGCGGATATTGGTACAGATCATGCTTATTTGCCAATCTATTTAATAAAAAACGGTATTGTGAAAAAAGCTATTGCCGGAGATTATAATCAAGGACCATATGAAGCGGCCCAAAAGGCGGTGCTAAACTATAATTTAGCCGGGAAAATTGAGGTTAGACTTGGTAACGGCTTGACAGTATTAGCAGAAGGTGAAGCTGATATTGTCGCAATTGCTGGAATGGGCGGAACTACGATTGTGGAAATTCTTAGTGCTAAGCTGAATTTAGCACAACAAGTCCAGCGCCTAATCTTACAACCAATGAATAATGCTCAAGGTGTTAGATTGTGGTTAAGCCAAAACTCTTTTAAAATTGTAGCAGAAGACTTAGTGCTAGACGAAGGTAAGTTGTATGAAATTATTGTCGCTGAAAAAGGGATAGAGGCTATTGTCGAAGAAATTTTATATGAGATTGGGCCTAAATTATGGGAGAAAAAACACTCTTTGTTAGAACAGCATTTAAATAAATTGCTGAATAAAGCTAAAAGTATTTACAAAAGTCTTAACCATAGTGAAAAAGCTGATGTTAAAGAAAAAATCAAATTGTATCAAACAAAAATAAAAGCGTTGGAGGAGAAACTACAATGTCTGTCAAATGCCAAGTAG